The DNA sequence AGTGTTCTGTCACTCTCATCATCCATGATACCGAAACGAAGTTTGATAACAGCTTTCTCACGTTCATTAAGTTGTTCAAGTACTTGTTCGATCTGAATTTTAAGGTCATCTTTTAAGATTGCTTCAGAAGGTGAAAGGGAAGTTTTATCTTCAATAAAGTCACCAAAACGTCCATCCTCTTCACTTCCGATAGGAGCTTCAAGAGAAATAGGTTCTTTTGTAATCTTAATAACATTTTTAACTTTCTCTACTGAAAGACCAACCTCTGCTGCAATTGTCTCAACATCTGGCTCTTTTCCATGTTCTTGAAGGTGCTTACGCATAATTTTATTGATACGGTTAATTGTCTCAATCATATGGATAGGGATACGGATCGTTCTTGCTTGATCAGCGATTGCACGTGAAATAGCTTGACGGATCCACCATGTAGCATATGTTGAAAACTTGTAACCTTTTTGGTATTCGAACTTATCAACGGCTTTCATAAGTCCTATATTTCCCTCTTGAATTAAGTCAAGGAATGGTAAACCTCTGTTTGTATAACGTTTAGCAATAGATACAACAAGACGAAGGTTTGATTTTGCCATTTTTGTTTTTGCTTTTTCAGAAATATTTTTACCACGTTTGATTTGTTCTAAAATATCTGAAAGTTTTTCAGGTTCCATATCGAAACTATTTTTACTTGCTTCTTTTGTTTGAACAAGTTTTTTAATCTCCATATATGTTGAAACCATTGTCGCTTCAGGAACCATATTTACAATATCTTCTTTGCTAAGATCTTGAATCTTATCTACTAATACCTTATGGTTTGCTCTTAGAGTTGCGTTAAATAATGGAAGTTTGTACTCAAGACGTTTTAATTCTTTATCGTACCCTTCATCAGATTTTAAAGCAGTTTCCATAGCTTTTACTAGCTCATTGATAAGTTTCGAAGTTGGACCAAGATCTAATAGTTTCTCTTTTAAAACTGCTTTTTTGAATGTAACTGAAAGTTGGTAAAATACTATATCTTCCGTTAAGTCTCCATCTAAATCTTCAGGAGCTTTTTCCGTAAGTTTTACCCACTCTTTTTTAGCTTTTTCAAGTGCTTTAAAGCTTGTTGTGACTTTTTCGACACGAGACTTGTCTTTTGCAGACAATGTCTTTTCTTCTACATTGTCGTTATCTTCATTATCGTTATCGTCATCATTGTCGTTATCGTTATCGTCATTATCGTCCTCAAAGCTTTTAAATAGCTCTTTAACACGACGTTCACGGTTAATAAGCGGTTCTTTATAGTCTAAAATGAAATTAATAAGATATGGAACTGAACAGATCGCATCAATAATGATACTTTCACCTTTTTCAATTTGTTTAGATATATCTATCTCTTCCTCTTTAGTAAGTAGAGGGATTTGTCCCATTTCACGTAAGTACATACGTACAGGAGAATCTGAACGAGACCATTCAAGAAGTTCGTGTTCTTTTAAGATGTCAAATTCATCGTTGTCGCTGTCTTCGATCATTTTACGTTGAGCTTCTCTACGAGCCTCTGCTTCTTGATCGTTTAGTTTTTTTGCATGTTCACTTGATGTGTAGATACATTTATTGTGCTTTTGTAAAAGCTTATAAATGTTTTTTGCTTGAGCACCAGTAGGCTGTTTATCATAAAAATCAATGATTGATTCATATGTAATACATTCTTTAGACTTATGCTCTTCAAAAAAGTTTTCTAGTGCTTGATTGAGTTCTTTTGCCGTCATTTCGGAGTATTCTCCATATCTTTGTAGTTTAAGGATTTTAAAAGGTGGATTATACCGAAATTTCTTTAAAGTAATCTTTTCCCAAGATAATGAAAAGTTATCAATAAAATTTTGGAACACTCTTTGCTTTTTCAAGAAAACTAATTAGAAAAATCAAGAGGAAAGTGGATGCAAACAGGGTACTACAGTTCTGCTGCAGGGATGGTGACACAGTTTAACAGACTTGATACTATTGCAAATAACCTGGCAAATGTAAATACGGCAGGTTATAAAGAAGATAATGTCATAGTAGGTGATTTTCTCCGTATGTTAAAAGAAGCAAGAGATGACTTGCCAAATGCTAACCAAACAAAAGAGGGTGCAGCATTTTTAAACAGAACGCTAACAAAATCTCCACAGGTAGTAGATAGCTTTACAGACTTTTCTGTCGGTGATCTTACAAAAACATCAAACACTCTTGATTTTGCACTTTCTAAAGATGATCTCTTTTTTGCCGTAAGAACACCTCAGGGGATTAGACTTACGCGTGACGGCTCTTTTACTTTAAATCCTGAAGGTAAACTAGTTAATAAACAAGGTTATGAAGTTTTGGGTGAAGATTATAAAACTTCAAATGCCGGTATAACTTTTGCTCAAGATGATGCAGTAATTACAGCTGATAAAAACGGACAGATATCTACAAATGTGCCAGGCAGCTTCAATATGGTTGTAAAAACAAAACTTTTGGTAGTGCAGCCTGATAATCTTCGTGAATTGAAAAAAGATGGTGATAATTTATATCGTCTTGAGAATGAAGAGAGTTTTAATGTTGTAAAAAACAGTGGTGCTGTTTCGCAAGGTTTTATTGAAAAAAGTAATGTGAATGCTGTAAAAATGATGACACAGCTTATTGAGGCAAACAGACTTATCGGAATGTATCAAAAAGCGATGGATACACAAATGAACGATATGAATACTGAAGCAATTCAAAAACTTGCAAAAAAAGCTTAATTTAGGGTAGGGAGAACAAAACTATGATGCAATCATTATACACAGCTTCAACAGGTATGTTGGGGATGCAACTTCAAATTGATACGACGGCAAATAATATTGCCAACGTAAATACGATCGGATTTAAAAAATCTCGTGCGGAATTTGCTGATCTTATGTACCATACTATGGAATATGCAGGAACGGCTACAAGTGATACGACACAAAGTCCGACAGGGATTGAAGTGGGACTCGGTGTGCGTTCAACTGCTATCAATAAAATTTTTACAGAGGGTTCACTTAAACAAACTGACAACCCTTTAGATATTTCTATTACCGGAAACGGATTTTTTAAATTAGAACTTCCAGACGGTACGGAAGTATATACAAGAAACGGTGCTTTTAAACGTGACCAAAACGGAACGGTCGTAAACTCTGACGGATATGCGCTTGTACCACAGATTGTTATTCCTGAAGATGCAACGAATATCAGTATTGGTACTGACGGAACTGTGAGTGTTGTTCAAGCTGGTCAAACACAGGCAACTGTAATTGGTCAGATAAATACAACTGCTTTTATTAATCCTGCGGGACTTCACTCAATGGGAGACAACCTTTTTATGGAAACTGATGCTTCAGGCCAACCGGTTGACGGTACTCCTGGTCAAAACGGTTTAGGTGTAATCCGTCAAGGTTTTGTTGAATTGAGTAATGTGGAACTAGTAGTTGAATTAACTGACTTAATTACAGGTCAAAGAGCATACGATGCAAACTCAAAAATCATCACAACTAGTGATGAAATGTTGCAAACTGTAAATAATTTAAAACGTTAATAATTCCCTAAAATAGCATTGATACTTTTTAATATCAATGCTCCCTGCCTAAATTTAATACGAAAATTTAAAGAACAAACAATCACATTTTCGGTATAATCGCGAAATTATTTAATCAAAATAGTAGGAATTTATATGCAAAAAGCAAACATAAATGGAAAAGTTTGGAGATTTGGTAAAGATATCGATACAGATTTAATTATTGCTGCCCGTTATCTTAATACTTCAGATCCAAAAGAACTTGCAAAACATGTTATGGAAGATGCAGATCCAGAATTTGTAAATAAAATGAGTGTAGGTGATGTAATAGTTGCTGATGAAAACTTTGGTTGTGGAAGTTCACGTGAACACGCTCCAATAGCTTTAAAAGCAGCTGGTGTTGCCGCAGTTGTTGCTCCGACATTCGCAAGAATTTTTTATCGTAATGCTTTTAATATGGGTCTTCCTATATTTGAATTACCAGAAGCAAGTGAAATCAACGAAGGTGATAAAATCTCTATCGATATGGATAACGGTACAATCACAAACGAAACTACAAATAAAACATACAACTTTACTCCAATTCCACCGTTTATGCAGGAATTAATTGATGCAGGTGGGCTTATGAGTTTTGCTAAAAAAGAGATCGAGGAAGGAAAATAATGAAAACTTACAAAATTGCACTAATTAAAGGTGACGGAATCGGACCTGAAATCGTTGATGAGGCGGTTAAAGTTTTAGATGCTGTTGCTTCATGTTCAGGTTTCAGTCTTACTTACGATGAACTTTTAATGGGTGGTATCGCTTACGATATTACAGGTGATCCATTGCCACAAGAGACTATTAACGGTGCATTAAACTCTGATGCTGTACTTTTTGGTGCTATCGGTGGTGAAAAATGGGATACTCTTCCTCGTGAAAAGAGACCAGAGAGCGGACTGCTACGTTTTAGAAAAGAGTTAGGCGTGTATGCTAACCTTCGCCCGGCAGTTGTATATGACGAACTTGCAAACGCATCTTCACTTAAACCAGAGATCGTAAAAGGTGTTGATCTTATGGTTGTTCGTGAGCTAATCGGCGGTATCTACTTTGGTGAGCCTAAAGGGCGTGACGAGAATAAGGGATGGAATACTATGGTTTATACAAAAGATGAGATCGTACGTATTGCACACCAAGCGTTTAAAATTGCTATGAACAGAAACAAAAGAGTTTGTTCAATTGATAAAGCAAACGTACTTGATGTTTCTCAATTATGGCGTGAAACTGTAGAAGAAGTAGCTAAAGAGTACCCAGAAGTAGAACTTTCACATATGTATGTAGATAATGCAGCTATGCAGCTTATCCGTGATCCTAAACAATTTGACGTAATGCTTACGGGAAATATTTTTGGAGATATTTTATCTGATGAAGCAAGTATGCTTTCTGGTTCTATCGGTCTTTTACCTTCAGCTTCTGTTGGTGCAAAAATCGGTGTATATGAGCCAATTCACGGTTCAGCTCCAGATATTGCAGGTCAAGGAATAGCAAATCCGATTGCTACAATCTCTTCAGCGTCTATGATGTTAAGATTTGCTCTTGGTGAAAATGACGCTGCAGATAAAATTGATGCCGCTATTAAACGTGCTCTTAGCGAAGGATATAGAACAGGAGACCTTGCTCAATTTGATGCAAAAGAGGTTTGCTCAACTTCAGAGATGGGTTCTATTATCGCTAACTATATAGTAAAGTAAATAGTAAATGCAGACATTAACTTTAGCAAACATCTATGAATTACAGGGTTTAAAAGAGGAAGCTTTGGAGATCTATAAAGAGATCTTAAAAAAAGATCCTTCTAACTCTGAAGCAAAAATTGCTATAAGAAGATTGTCTGGAGTTAGAAAAAAATTTTTAAAAGTAAATACTCAAATGAAAGAGTTTTTCATTAAGATGGATACTGAAGTTGAGTTCAAAGAGTTTGAAAGGTGGTTATTAAAAGCATGGAATTAAAAGATATGATACTCTCAACTTTAGAAGAGATTGAAGAGGAATTGCCACCTGTAGATATGAAGCAAGAAGAAAATGCTCATAAAACTTTTGAACCTGTCGAGAATTCGACAAAAGAATCAAATGATATTCCTTCTATGACAAAAAGTTCAGTAGATAATGAACTGTTCTTTTTAAAATCTATCAGAGAAAGATTATTAGTGCTTTTTGAAGGTTTTCAAGCACCTAATAATTCTAATATAGAAGCAAAAATAGATATGACTCTTAACTTTTTAGAATATACTCTTGCAACGATTGATGAGAGAGTTAAAGTGTTAGAAAAGGATAAAATATAAATGAAATACCGCGTTTTAATTGATGCAAATGATGAAAAAGGCTTAGTACACAAAGTATCAAGCGTATTTTTCAACTATGACCTAAATATTTTATCTAACAGTGAATTTGTTGACAAAGAGAGCAATAAATTTTTTATGCGTAGTGTTGTTGACGGTGATGTTAATAAGGAAGATCTTTCTAAAGCTGTTCAAGAGGTTTTACCAAAGAACTCTACTGTAAAAGTGATAGAGCCTAAAAAGAAAAATATTATTCTGATGGCTACAAAAGAGCTACATGCTTTAGGTGATATTCTTGTTCGTCATGAAGCAGGGGAGTTAGAGGCAAATATTTTAGGAGTTATCTCTAACTATGATCTCTTAGAACCTTTTGTTTCTAAATTTGATATTCCGTATATCACTGTTTCTCATGAAGGTTTAGAGCGTGCTGAGCATGAAACTAAAGTGATTGAAGCAATTAAAAGCTTTGAAGATGTTGACTATATCGTTCTTGCAAAATATATGAGAATTTTAACTCCGAGATTTGTAGAGGAGTTTGAAGATAAAATTATTAATATTCACCACTCTTTCTTACCTGCATTTATCGGTGCAAACCCTTATAAACAAGCGTATGATCGCGGTGTTAAGATTATTGGTGCAACAGCTCACTTTGTAAACAACAATCTTGATGAAGGACCGATTATCGCTCAAGATACTATCCATGTAAATCATGCTCATAGTTGGAGAGATATGCAAAAAAACGGTAGGGATGTTGAAAAAGTAGTACTTTCTCGCGCACTTAAATTAGCACTTGAAGACAGAATCTTTGTGTATGCAAACAGAACGGTTATCTTTTAATGGCATTTAATCTTGTTTTAGTACATCCACAGATCCCAAATAACACGGGTGCCATCGGGCGTCTTTGTGTAAATGCGGGTGCAAGTCTGCACCTTATCAAGCCTATCGGATTTGACATAGATGAAAAAGCTGTACGTCGTGCCGGACTTGATTATTGGGATAAGCTTGACTTGCATGTTTGGGAATCTTTAGATGATTTTTTTGCAAACAATGAGATTACGGATAATGCATATTTTGCAACAACAAAGACAGATAAACCTTATTTTGAAGCTACATTTAAAGATGGTGATTATATTTTCTTTGGGAGTGAAACAGCAGGAATTCCAGAAGATGTACTCAACAAACATAAAGAGCAATGTATAACAATTCCGATGACAAAAGACGGAAGAAGTTTAAATTTGGCTATTAGTACAGGTATCGTACTTTATGATGCTATTAGACAAACTTTCGATACATTTCCTAGAGGGTAAGTAATGAGTATTTTAGATATTATAATGCTTGTTGCTTTTCTCGGCTTTATGGTATTTATTTTCGGTGGTTACCACAAAACAAAATTTGAGCAGCGAGAGCGTCAAGACAAAAAAGATAAAAACTCTTAGAAAATTTTAGCTGCCCAGATCTCCATTTGACTTTCAAATCTTTCAAAAATAGTTTCCGCTTGTTTAATTAAGATAGACATTTTTCATCCTTTGTTTATTTTCAAGTTGCAAAAATATTACACCTAAAATAAAATATGAAATAAAAATATGTCAAATTGTCATAAAAATATTGAATTTTTTGCAAATTTTGATTATACTATGACAATTTAATATAAAAAGGGGACAAAATGAATAGTTTTTCTGACATTGTTGAAGAGATTAAAAGTATTTTATCTTCTGACTTTTCACCAAAAAAGGTTTTCGATAAAGATGTTGCAGAATCAATTGGGATCTCTCAAATGAATTTTGCCACAATGAAAAAAAGAAATAAGATACCTTTTAGTGAACTTCTGGATTTTTGTGCAAGAAGAAGTATTTCGATCAATTGGCTTTTATACGGTCAATCACCTGAAAGTCTTGTTGGTCCTACAAATAACTATATGATTAGATATTTTAATGATATAAATGCAAGTGCAGGTGGCGGTAGCAATAATGATTTTGAAGAGATCGAAGAACTTGCTATCCCAGAGCAGTTTGTGTTTATGCTCGGAGGTGAGAGAGAGTTAAAATATATAGAAGCGATCAATGTAAGCGGTGACTCTATGGAGCCTACTTTTAGCTATAATGATATAGTATTTATTAATAGAAATAAAACAGATATCAATCGCGGCGGTATTTTTACTATTCGTACGGAAGCAGGACTTTTTATTAAAAGAATTCAAAAACGAATTGACGGTAAAATAGATGTTATTTCAGATAATTCTGTTTATAATACACAAACATTAGATCCTCAAGAGATAGAAGTTATAGGGCGCGTTGTAAGCCGTTTTGGGGATGTTGATTAAGGAATTTTTTTGAAGTATTCTTATCTTCTTTCTTTATTATTGCTATTTAATGCCTGTTCCCATAAAGAAACAGTCCCTAAAAAAGAGGTGATTGTTGAACAGGAATATGTGGAAGACTTGGTAAAAATACCCCAAGATCCTGGTTTTTATGCTTCTAATATAAATGACAAATATATCGGTCATATCGAAACATTTGCAGATAAATATTTTCGGCCATGGAATATAAAAAAGATCTCTATCAATAAAGAACAGGCTTCATGGGCATATGTATACGACAACAATAATAGTTATACATATACACTACAGCCTATAAAAGAAGATTTTTTTACAGATATCAAAGAAAATGCCAATCTTGAAGAGTTTGCAACATTAAATCAACAAGGTCTCAGTCTTAAACTTTTAGATATGAGGGCACTGCCAACCGATAAACCAATCTTTTTGGATCCAAGTAAAGCAGGGGAAGGATATCCTTTTGATTATTTGCAAAATACATCGCTTGCACCGAATAAACCTCTATTGATTTCGCACTATTCAAAAGATAAAAAATGGGCTTTTATAGAGTGTAGTTTCGGTTTTGGCTGGGTAAAAGCAAAAGATATCGTTACATTAGATAAAGAATATACTACATTATGGAAAGAAGCTCAGCAAATCTTTCTTACAAAAGATAATCAGCCAATTTACGATCAAGAAGGGAACTATCTTTTTGATTCACGTATAGGTATGGCTTTGGCACTTATAGACGAAGATGCTGATGCTTATACTGTTTTAACCGTATCAAAAAACAAAGAGAATAAAGCTCTGTTTTTAAAATCTAAAATATCCAAGACAATAGCGCATAAAGGACTTTTAGAGTTTAATAGCATAAATATAGTACAGCTACTTCATGAGATCCAAAATGGAAAATACGGGTGGGGCGGCATCTACGGTCAACGTGACTGTTCTTCTACTCTAAGAGATTTTTATACTCCATTTGGCTTTTGGTTACCGAGAAATTCATCAGTACAAAGTCATATAGGTAATGTTGTAGATTTAGAAGAGTTTTCAAATGAGCAAAAAGAGGAAGCAATCAAAGCCCAAGCGATACCTTTTAAAACACTTGTATATAAAAAAGGGCATATAGGACTTTATGTCGGTATATATGAAAATAACCCGATTATTTTTCAGAATGTTTGGGGTGTAAAAACGAAAAAAGATAATGTTGAAGGAAGATTTATAATTGCTAAACCAATTTTTAGTACGTTAGAAGCCGGAAAAAACTTACCCGAATTTGACTCAAATGCTTCAATGCTTACTCAGCTAAAAAGCATAAATACTATAATTGAATAGTTTTTTATGCTTTTAAATCAAGCAGAGTACCCATTACATCATCTTGTGCTTTAATAGCAGTAACATTGACCTCTGTTGTACGCTGAGCAATGATCTGATTAGGAATCTCTTTTGATAAGTCTGTTTGACTTCTTTCTGCACCTTCATTGTCTGTTGAACGTGTTTCAGCGACAGGAGCTTCACTTCCCTGATTTGTTGCAATAGTGTCTTGCGGTACAAACCCATCTGTATTTACATTTGCAATATTATTTGCAGTTGTATTTAAGAGTGTTTGACTTGTCTGAATTGATGATACGTTGTTTGAAATATTCATAATACACTCCTTCTTAGTACCATTATAGTACTAAGAAGATAAAAGTTATCTAATAAGAAAATATTAGTGTAAATCAGCGTTAAGCTTGATCTCTCTAGTTGAACGAGATGCAGTAATCTCTCCAGTTAGAGAGTTTTGTCTGAAGTGAAGACCATTTAGACCTGCTAGTTGTTTCCCTTTGAAAACTTCACCGTCAAGTGTAACGCCTTTGTTTACTTCATTGATTTTTGCAAGTTCTGCAGGGTAGATGCCAACTTTAGTTCCCTCTAAAATTGCAATACCAGCATCGATGATACATGCATCACCTAATGGGATACCACATACAGAGTTAGCACCTAAAAGACAGTTTTTACCAACTGAGATAGGGTTACCGTCAGTTCCGCTAAGAACTCCAAGAATTGAAGCACCACCACCAACGTCAGAACCATCACCAACGATAGCAGAAGAACTAATACGTCCCTCAACCATAGAAACACCTGTAGTTCCTGCATTAAAGTTGATGTATGAAGCACCTGGCATTACAGTAGTACCAGCTGCTAGTTGTGCACCGAAACGTACTTTTGAAGTATCTAAGATACGAGTATTGTCAGCTGGGATGATGTGTTGTAAGAATCTAGGGAATTTATCTACAAAATCAATGTGCGGGTACTCACCAGCAAGTTTTAATTCGATTTCAAATTCTCTTAGGTAATCTAATTCAATTGGTTTACCAGCTGACCATGCAACATTTGGTAATGCACCGAATGCACCGTTTAGGTTAATCTCACGAAGACCTACTTTTGCTAAACTCATTGCGTAAAGTTTAAGATAAGTTGCTTCAACGCTTTCAAGTGGAGCATCTTCGAAGATGAAACATACTTTGAACTCACCGTCTTTGTAACCGTCGTTAATCATTTGGTTATAAAGTGCAGAAACTACTTGAATATTTTTATGTGCATCACCAAATGCTTCGTCACTGTATGGTGTAAAAGCATTTAAACATGCTTGTAAAAAATCTAAGTTAATGTCAAAAACTTGCTCGTTTTGAGAAAAATCTACTGTTAAACCTTGATCAGCTAATGCTTGAATAAAAATAGCTGCACTTCCAAAGTTCTCATCCCAGTTTACTACAGGGTAAGTTGCTTGTAAAGCTTTATCCGGATTTAACTGCCCTAAATCCACTCTAGCAATACCGAATGCTAAAGGATCTTTATACCCCTTTGTATCTTTTTTAATGTTTTCGATCAATGCTTTAAATGCATCTGTTGTCTCAATAACTTCCATATGAATTCTCGCTTAATTAATTTATTGGTGCAATTATAATTAAAAATTACTAATGAGAATTGATCTATACTTGCAGCATGAATAGTAAATGGACAGAACTTTTAAATAAAGACGATTATTTAGGGATCAAAAAGTATCTCAAAACTGATGGAGACATTTCAGAAGAAAATGACTCAGGGGAGGGTGTTCTTGCCTGTGCAATTCGTGCAAGATGTAGCTTTGAGACTCTTATGCTTTTGATTGAATTCGGAGCTGACCCGTTTGATTTTGATGATGAAGGTGTAAGCGTATTTGATATAGCAATCACATATGATAATCGTGAAATGGTTAACTACCTTATAGAACATGGCAGGGATGTAAATCAAACAAATAGAAGAAGCGGTTTTACCCCTTTAATGGCTGCGGCATGTTATGGAAGAACAGAGATCGCAAAAATACTTGTAGAAAGCGGTGTAGACCAAAATGCAAGAGATTCAAAAGGTTTTACAGCAGCGGACTTTGCGAGAAAGATGAATAAAAAATCTGTTTTGGAAGTTCTTGATTACGATGAGAATTCGCCAAAGAATACTAACTACGCAAGGTAGCTAGTCGAAAAATTTCCCTTGTTTTTCATTATCAAGTGGTTTTCGTTTCTCTTTAGCAAGCCAATCTTGTAAAAGAGACTCAACTACTTTACTTAAACTCATTTTATATCTTACACGAGAATACTTCATAGCATCATCCCATGTTTGTTTGTCTATAAGCAGACTACGAGTTACTTCATCTTTTGGTTTCAATAATACTCCTTCTTAAACTTCTTGTAATAGATTGATAAAGTTTTTGTAACTATCTACAATTTTTTGATTTTTTTGATTTTCTATATAGAATTCTATAGCTTTTTTTCCAAGTCTCGGGATTTCATTTTTTACGGCCCAGCTTGAAACTGTACCTTCTGGAACCTCTAAGATCTCGGCAAGCTGTTTTTGTGTAATATCCAACTCTTTACATATATCTTTTACTACATTGTTTTTTTGTTTTTGACGTTTTTTTGTTGAGGAAGTCTCACTCTTTGTTACTTGAGGAACTGTTTTTGTGATAGTGTTTGTTTC is a window from the Sulfurimonas sp. C5 genome containing:
- a CDS encoding ankyrin repeat domain-containing protein, coding for MNSKWTELLNKDDYLGIKKYLKTDGDISEENDSGEGVLACAIRARCSFETLMLLIEFGADPFDFDDEGVSVFDIAITYDNREMVNYLIEHGRDVNQTNRRSGFTPLMAAACYGRTEIAKILVESGVDQNARDSKGFTAADFARKMNKKSVLEVLDYDENSPKNTNYAR
- a CDS encoding tetrahydrodipicolinate N-succinyltransferase N-terminal domain-containing protein, whose product is MEVIETTDAFKALIENIKKDTKGYKDPLAFGIARVDLGQLNPDKALQATYPVVNWDENFGSAAIFIQALADQGLTVDFSQNEQVFDINLDFLQACLNAFTPYSDEAFGDAHKNIQVVSALYNQMINDGYKDGEFKVCFIFEDAPLESVEATYLKLYAMSLAKVGLREINLNGAFGALPNVAWSAGKPIELDYLREFEIELKLAGEYPHIDFVDKFPRFLQHIIPADNTRILDTSKVRFGAQLAAGTTVMPGASYINFNAGTTGVSMVEGRISSSAIVGDGSDVGGGASILGVLSGTDGNPISVGKNCLLGANSVCGIPLGDACIIDAGIAILEGTKVGIYPAELAKINEVNKGVTLDGEVFKGKQLAGLNGLHFRQNSLTGEITASRSTREIKLNADLH